GAAACGGGCGGTGATTGTGACCGCATCTCCTGTTCGGTCATGTCCTGCATCTATCAAAACAGCGGAGCCTGTACGGCAGAGGCGATCGAAGTTGGTGGTCACAGAGCGACTGCGTATCACGAAACGGCATGCAATACGTTCCGCGCAAGATAGCAGTATGGCAGGGATAGGACACGGAAAGGACGAATCAAAAGAGTATCTGATATCATGGAGAGATCTGTATGAAGAATGAATTGGTAACGCATATTTTCCCGCCCGCCTTCGATAAGGATTCGCGCGTCTTGATACTCGGCACGATCCCATCGCCCAAGTCGCGCGAGGTCGGCTATTATTACTCGCATCCGCAGAATAAGTTCTGGCGTGTGATGGCAGACCTTTTCGATGAGCCTGCACCGCAGTCTGTCGCAGACAAGGAGGACTTTCTTAGACGTCATCACATTGCGCTGTGGGATGTGCTGAAGAGCTGTCTTATCAAAGGTGCGGACGATGGCAGTATCCGCGATGCCGAGCCAAACGATATGAATGAGATATTGGCGCATGCAGATATCCGAGCGATCTTCACGACGGGGACGAAGGCCGCACAGCTCTATAAACGGCACTGTCTGCCCAAGACGGGGCGAGAAGCTGTTGCGCTTCCTTCGACCAGCCCTGCGAATTGTCGATTTTATACATATGAAGAGATAAAAGAAGCGTACCGCGTGATACTCGACTATCTGCCGAAATAAAAAATGATGC
The Selenomonadales bacterium DNA segment above includes these coding regions:
- a CDS encoding DNA-deoxyinosine glycosylase codes for the protein MKNELVTHIFPPAFDKDSRVLILGTIPSPKSREVGYYYSHPQNKFWRVMADLFDEPAPQSVADKEDFLRRHHIALWDVLKSCLIKGADDGSIRDAEPNDMNEILAHADIRAIFTTGTKAAQLYKRHCLPKTGREAVALPSTSPANCRFYTYEEIKEAYRVILDYLPK